In Bacillus cereus ATCC 14579, a single window of DNA contains:
- a CDS encoding LysR family transcriptional regulator: MDLEAVRSFIEVKHTRSLSKASKILHISQPALSKQIQKLEADLEVTLLKRSAQGVELTEAGELFIKRMLPILEQINEVKTEMRGYQENRKFSIGILPSLAEHYISECKDILGDEFEVEWQIGHTEVLRDLFKAREIDAMFIDSVVEGATYIKEVQQEKIVCAVSNNHPYKEKIVIQIEELHNEKLIVYPEICDVRKMIMNMFHEIGVKPTIAVETSYAEPMLAMVKAGLGITLLPERAVEQSVRQGNVHVISVEPPLMRKIYFVSHTKDCLLLQSFEDRE; encoded by the coding sequence ATGGATTTGGAGGCAGTACGATCGTTTATTGAAGTGAAGCATACGCGAAGTTTATCAAAGGCAAGTAAGATTTTACATATATCACAACCAGCGCTTAGTAAACAAATTCAAAAGTTAGAAGCGGATTTAGAGGTTACTTTACTTAAACGTTCTGCGCAAGGAGTAGAGTTAACGGAGGCAGGAGAGTTATTTATAAAAAGAATGTTACCGATTTTGGAGCAAATAAATGAAGTGAAAACAGAAATGAGGGGGTATCAAGAGAACCGGAAGTTTTCAATTGGTATACTACCGAGTTTAGCGGAGCATTACATATCAGAATGTAAAGATATATTAGGTGATGAGTTCGAAGTGGAATGGCAAATCGGGCATACGGAAGTATTAAGAGATTTATTTAAAGCGCGGGAGATTGACGCGATGTTCATCGATTCAGTAGTAGAAGGTGCTACGTATATAAAAGAAGTGCAACAAGAGAAAATTGTTTGTGCCGTTTCAAATAATCATCCGTACAAAGAGAAGATAGTCATTCAAATAGAAGAGCTGCACAATGAAAAATTAATTGTATATCCAGAAATATGTGATGTAAGGAAAATGATCATGAACATGTTTCATGAAATAGGTGTAAAACCAACTATAGCTGTGGAAACATCTTACGCAGAACCGATGCTTGCAATGGTAAAAGCTGGCCTTGGTATCACGTTACTTCCAGAAAGGGCAGTAGAGCAGTCTGTAAGGCAAGGAAATGTACATGTAATTTCTGTTGAACCACCACTCATGCGGAAAATTTATTTCGTATCCCATACGAAAGATTGTTTGTTATTACAATCATTTGAGGATAGGGAGTGA
- a CDS encoding DMT family transporter: MNKNQMLLGSFLCLLAVTAWGFMFPVMARALQFIDPFFFTTLRYGSAAIIFLILLLITEGKTSLRLEKRTLSLFFYGTVGFAGYGFLVFYGQQLAGPSGAIHAAMIQSLMPLIALSLQWITQNRRPQNYTFLCMFVALLGVMLVISKGNIELLFGAASHLSTNILMLCGVTCWVIYTNGAARFQSWSPLRYTTLTCLFGSISLIVIVTFLTYTNIVTMPSLRTVVSVRFELFYMSIIAGVIAVFCWNMGNRYISSINGILFMNLVPILALIGSIFRGYTVDKIEIAGAALTIIALLCNNLWQRKVNIKIPTSVR; this comes from the coding sequence TTGAACAAAAATCAAATGCTACTCGGATCCTTTCTATGCTTACTCGCCGTCACTGCCTGGGGATTTATGTTTCCTGTAATGGCAAGAGCTCTGCAATTTATCGATCCATTCTTCTTCACAACGCTTCGCTATGGATCAGCAGCTATTATTTTTCTTATTTTGCTATTAATTACTGAAGGAAAGACTTCACTCCGCTTAGAAAAAAGAACACTTTCTCTATTCTTTTACGGGACAGTCGGTTTCGCGGGGTATGGTTTTCTCGTTTTCTACGGACAGCAACTTGCCGGACCTTCCGGAGCAATCCATGCAGCTATGATTCAATCCCTTATGCCACTGATTGCCTTATCACTGCAATGGATAACCCAAAATCGCCGCCCACAAAACTATACATTCCTTTGTATGTTCGTTGCATTACTTGGTGTTATGCTTGTCATTTCAAAAGGAAATATTGAATTACTATTTGGAGCTGCAAGCCACTTATCAACAAATATATTGATGCTATGCGGCGTTACTTGCTGGGTCATTTATACAAACGGGGCTGCTCGTTTTCAATCTTGGTCACCACTTAGGTACACGACATTAACTTGTTTATTTGGCTCCATTTCACTCATCGTTATTGTTACTTTCTTAACGTACACAAATATAGTTACTATGCCGTCACTGCGTACAGTTGTGAGCGTTCGTTTTGAACTCTTTTATATGTCGATTATCGCAGGCGTTATCGCTGTATTTTGCTGGAATATGGGAAATCGCTATATTTCATCTATTAACGGCATATTATTTATGAATTTAGTTCCTATCCTTGCACTCATTGGTTCTATCTTTCGAGGTTATACAGTCGATAAAATTGAAATCGCTGGAGCTGCATTAACAATTATCGCGCTATTATGTAACAATTTATGGCAAAGAAAAGTAAACATAAAAATCCCCACCTCAGTTCGTTAG
- the refZ gene encoding forespore capture DNA-binding protein RefZ, with protein sequence MKQTKQKVIDAAISLFNTKGYDGTSVRDIAKRADVNVANISYYFAGKQGLLEQLITDFLEGYIHVIEMSFEQREYLSAKDVMVQMVRGILRYQFENRELTRFFYRELSLDTTLIREVMTVYFSKERYYIEQMIRQGQMKQEFQKVSFTMFMTQLKGMISMPFLYPQYISEVLHSFPSETFFIEMYTKEIEQWMEQALCKANMYHEWPRAVHM encoded by the coding sequence ATGAAGCAGACGAAACAAAAAGTAATTGATGCGGCAATATCGTTGTTTAATACGAAAGGTTATGATGGAACGTCGGTGCGAGACATTGCAAAGCGAGCGGATGTGAATGTAGCGAATATTTCATATTATTTTGCTGGGAAGCAAGGTTTATTAGAACAGCTTATTACTGATTTTTTAGAAGGATATATTCATGTGATTGAAATGTCGTTTGAACAGAGAGAGTATTTGTCGGCTAAAGATGTAATGGTGCAAATGGTGCGCGGGATTTTACGATATCAATTTGAAAATAGAGAACTAACACGTTTCTTCTACCGAGAGCTTTCGCTTGATACGACATTAATTCGTGAAGTGATGACCGTTTATTTTTCTAAAGAAAGATATTATATAGAACAAATGATTAGACAAGGACAAATGAAACAAGAATTTCAGAAAGTATCATTTACAATGTTTATGACGCAATTAAAAGGTATGATAAGTATGCCGTTTTTATATCCACAATATATATCAGAAGTACTCCATTCTTTCCCGTCTGAGACATTTTTCATAGAAATGTATACGAAAGAGATTGAGCAATGGATGGAACAAGCATTATGTAAAGCGAATATGTACCATGAATGGCCAAGAGCTGTTCATATGTGA
- a CDS encoding GAF domain-containing protein — MFTKESYAGSRVQQYETVIKQLDALLTGESNVVANLSNASALLNQFLDRVNWVGFYVTEGNQLVLGPFQGMPACVRIPFGRGVCGVAAETKTTQLVADVHQFPGHIACDSASNSEIVVPIVKEGAVIGVLDIDSPEKNRFDEVDQRYLEKFVETLLKHM; from the coding sequence ATGTTTACTAAAGAAAGTTATGCAGGATCTCGTGTGCAGCAATATGAGACAGTAATTAAACAACTGGATGCGTTATTAACTGGCGAATCAAACGTAGTCGCAAACTTATCAAATGCTTCCGCATTATTAAACCAATTTTTAGATCGCGTTAATTGGGTTGGCTTTTACGTAACAGAAGGAAATCAGCTTGTCCTTGGACCGTTCCAAGGAATGCCTGCTTGCGTACGCATTCCATTTGGACGAGGCGTTTGCGGCGTAGCAGCTGAAACGAAAACAACACAGCTTGTAGCAGACGTTCACCAATTCCCAGGTCACATCGCTTGCGATAGTGCTTCTAATTCAGAAATCGTTGTACCAATTGTGAAAGAAGGAGCTGTCATTGGTGTACTTGACATTGATAGTCCCGAAAAGAATCGTTTCGATGAAGTAGATCAGCGCTATTTAGAAAAGTTTGTGGAAACACTCCTAAAACATATGTAA
- the megL gene encoding methionine gamma-lyase: protein MKKKHMETALIHHGYKPEEYKGSLTPPLFQTSTFTFETAQQGEASFAGVDPSYIYSRLGNPTVKLFEERMAVLEGGEEALAFGSGMAAISATLIGFLKAGDHIICSNGLYGCTYGFLEVLEEKFMITHSFCDMETEADIENKIRSNTKLIFVETPINPTMKLIDLKQVIRVAKRKGLLVIVDNTFCSPYLQRPLELGCDAVVHSATKYIGGHGDVVAGVTICKTKALAEKIRPMRKDIGGIMAPFDAWLLLRGLKTLAVRMDRHCDNAEKIVSFLRKHDAVEGVWYPEGELASRQMKRGGGVISFSVKGGKEETQAFINDLHFITIAVSLGDTETLIQHPATMTHAAIPAELRKEMGIFDNLIRLSVGLESWEDIVSDLEQALKKISTVNQ from the coding sequence ATGAAAAAGAAGCATATGGAGACAGCGTTAATTCATCACGGTTATAAACCTGAGGAATATAAAGGAAGTTTAACACCACCTTTATTTCAAACTTCTACATTTACATTTGAGACTGCGCAGCAAGGAGAGGCGAGTTTTGCGGGAGTGGATCCATCTTATATTTACTCACGGCTTGGAAATCCAACTGTGAAATTATTTGAAGAACGTATGGCGGTGTTAGAAGGAGGAGAAGAGGCACTTGCCTTCGGGTCTGGTATGGCAGCTATTTCAGCGACTTTAATCGGTTTTTTAAAGGCTGGAGATCATATTATTTGTTCAAATGGATTATACGGATGCACGTACGGTTTTTTAGAAGTGTTAGAAGAAAAATTTATGATTACGCATTCGTTTTGTGATATGGAGACAGAGGCTGATATTGAAAATAAAATTCGCTCAAATACAAAGCTTATTTTCGTTGAAACACCAATTAATCCAACGATGAAATTAATTGATTTAAAACAAGTGATTCGGGTTGCGAAGCGAAAAGGCTTACTTGTTATTGTTGATAATACATTTTGTTCACCTTATTTACAAAGACCGCTTGAGCTTGGCTGTGACGCTGTTGTGCATAGTGCGACAAAATATATTGGTGGTCACGGTGACGTTGTAGCGGGCGTAACAATTTGTAAAACGAAAGCATTAGCTGAAAAGATTCGCCCGATGCGAAAGGATATCGGCGGTATTATGGCACCGTTTGATGCGTGGTTATTATTACGCGGGTTAAAGACGTTAGCAGTAAGAATGGATCGTCATTGTGATAATGCAGAAAAAATTGTATCGTTCTTAAGAAAACATGATGCGGTAGAAGGTGTTTGGTATCCAGAAGGAGAGTTAGCATCTCGTCAAATGAAACGCGGGGGCGGTGTTATTTCTTTTTCAGTAAAAGGCGGAAAAGAAGAGACGCAAGCGTTTATTAATGATCTTCACTTTATTACAATTGCGGTGAGTTTAGGAGATACAGAAACGTTAATTCAGCATCCAGCAACGATGACGCACGCTGCGATTCCAGCTGAACTAAGAAAAGAAATGGGCATTTTCGATAATTTAATACGCTTATCAGTCGGTTTAGAATCGTGGGAGGATATCGTTTCTGATTTAGAGCAGGCATTAAAGAAAATATCTACTGTTAATCAATAA
- the rpsD gene encoding 30S ribosomal protein S4: MARYTGPAWKLSRRLGISLSGTGKELEKRPYAPGPHGPNQRKKLSEYGLQLQEKQKLRHMYGMTERQFRRTFDQAGKMPGKHGENFMILLEARLDNLVYRMGLARTRRAARQLVNHGHIMVDGARVDIPSYRVKPGQTISVREKSNSLVVVKEAIEVNNFVPEYLTFDADKLEATYTRHAERSELPAEINEALIVEFYSR; this comes from the coding sequence ATGGCTCGTTATACAGGTCCAGCTTGGAAACTGTCTCGTCGTCTTGGAATCTCTCTAAGCGGCACAGGAAAAGAATTAGAAAAACGCCCTTACGCACCAGGTCCTCACGGTCCTAACCAACGTAAGAAACTTTCAGAATACGGTTTACAATTACAAGAGAAACAAAAACTTCGTCACATGTACGGCATGACTGAGCGTCAATTCCGTCGCACATTTGACCAAGCAGGTAAAATGCCTGGTAAGCACGGCGAAAACTTCATGATCCTTCTTGAAGCTCGTCTTGACAACTTAGTTTACCGTATGGGCTTAGCTCGCACTCGTCGTGCAGCTCGCCAATTAGTAAACCACGGTCACATCATGGTTGATGGCGCTCGCGTAGATATCCCATCTTACCGTGTAAAACCTGGTCAAACTATCAGCGTTCGCGAAAAATCTAACAGCCTTGTTGTTGTTAAAGAAGCGATCGAAGTTAACAACTTCGTACCAGAATACTTAACTTTCGATGCTGACAAATTAGAAGCTACTTACACTCGTCACGCTGAGCGTTCTGAGTTACCAGCTGAAATCAACGAAGCATTAATCGTAGAGTTCTACTCTCGTTAA
- a CDS encoding YjdJ family protein — MNARYNNHKMGGGFFLTINQMVQLGSSFMLFITSALINWYQGSNLIDDPDEWKYSAKFTNYFKGTVSNYEDIYQIDFFIYAAKFYPTAFIFMLVSLLYMLILILYILFKRKDVAF; from the coding sequence ATGAATGCACGCTATAATAACCATAAAATGGGAGGTGGATTCTTTTTGACAATAAATCAAATGGTTCAACTCGGAAGTTCATTTATGCTATTTATTACTTCCGCACTTATTAATTGGTATCAGGGAAGTAATTTAATAGATGATCCTGATGAATGGAAATATAGCGCTAAATTTACGAATTACTTTAAAGGTACCGTTTCAAATTACGAAGATATTTATCAAATCGACTTCTTTATATATGCAGCAAAATTTTATCCAACAGCATTTATCTTTATGCTAGTGAGTTTACTTTATATGCTCATATTAATTCTTTATATTCTATTCAAAAGAAAAGATGTGGCGTTTTAA
- the tyrS gene encoding tyrosine--tRNA ligase has translation MGILQDLEFRGLINQQTDDEGFEQLLEKESVKLYCGFDPTADSLHIGHMYPVLMLRRFQLAGHQPIALVGGGTGMIGDPSGKKAERTLNTKDTVAYYTESIKNQLSNFLEFENVDNPATMANNYDWLGNLDVISFLRDIGKNFGLNYMLAKDTVASRLETGISFTEFSYMILQSYDFLNLYQHHKCRLQIGGSDQWGNITAGLELIRKSEEDAKAFGLTIPLVTKSDGTKFGKTEGGAIWLDPEKTTPYEFYQFWINTDDRDVVKYLKYFTFLSHEEILELEKQVAEAPEKRAAQKALGSEMTKLVHGEEALEQAIKISAALFSGSVAELTASEIEQGFKDVPSVERTAEDTVLIDLLVESKISPSKRQAREDVTNGAIYVNGERTQALDYVVTENDRIEGKFTIIRRGKKKYFLIRY, from the coding sequence ATGGGTATTTTACAAGATCTTGAATTTCGCGGTCTAATTAATCAGCAAACAGACGATGAGGGCTTTGAGCAATTATTAGAAAAAGAGAGCGTTAAATTATACTGTGGTTTCGACCCGACAGCGGATAGCTTACACATCGGTCATATGTACCCAGTATTAATGTTACGTCGTTTCCAATTAGCTGGTCACCAACCAATCGCACTTGTTGGCGGTGGTACTGGTATGATCGGTGACCCAAGTGGTAAAAAAGCAGAGCGTACATTAAATACGAAAGATACAGTTGCTTACTACACAGAAAGCATTAAAAACCAACTTTCAAACTTCTTAGAGTTCGAAAACGTGGACAACCCAGCAACAATGGCTAACAACTATGACTGGCTTGGTAACTTAGATGTCATTTCATTCTTACGCGATATCGGTAAAAACTTCGGTTTAAACTATATGTTAGCAAAAGATACAGTAGCATCTCGTTTAGAAACTGGTATTTCATTTACTGAGTTTAGTTATATGATTTTACAATCATACGACTTCCTAAACTTATACCAACACCATAAGTGCCGCCTACAAATCGGTGGTAGTGACCAATGGGGTAACATTACAGCTGGTCTTGAATTAATCCGTAAATCAGAAGAAGATGCGAAAGCATTCGGTTTAACAATTCCACTTGTTACTAAATCTGACGGTACGAAGTTTGGTAAAACAGAAGGCGGCGCAATTTGGTTAGACCCAGAGAAAACAACTCCTTACGAGTTCTACCAATTCTGGATTAACACAGATGACCGTGATGTTGTTAAATACTTAAAATACTTTACATTCTTATCTCATGAAGAAATTCTTGAGCTTGAGAAACAAGTAGCTGAAGCACCAGAAAAACGTGCAGCACAAAAAGCGTTAGGTTCTGAAATGACAAAACTTGTTCATGGTGAAGAAGCATTAGAGCAAGCGATTAAAATTTCAGCTGCATTATTCAGCGGTTCTGTAGCAGAACTAACTGCAAGCGAAATCGAGCAAGGATTCAAAGACGTACCATCTGTAGAACGTACTGCAGAAGATACAGTATTAATCGACTTACTTGTAGAAAGCAAAATCTCTCCATCAAAACGTCAAGCACGTGAAGATGTAACGAACGGCGCAATCTATGTGAACGGTGAGCGTACACAAGCATTAGACTACGTTGTAACAGAAAACGACCGCATCGAAGGTAAATTCACAATCATTCGCCGCGGTAAAAAGAAATATTTCTTAATTCGTTACTAA
- a CDS encoding maltose acetyltransferase domain-containing protein, translating to MMKTEKEKMILGEMYIPADPVLVQEREQARILTRKLNDTPEEQLKERSEIVKELFGTTGDNIHLESSFRCDYGYNIHVGENFYANFDCTILDVCPVTIGVNCMLAPGVHIYTATHPLDPVERISGSEYGKPVTIGDNVWIGGRAIINPGVTIGDNAVIASGAVVTKDVPNNVVVGGNPAKIIKKLK from the coding sequence ATGATGAAAACAGAAAAGGAAAAGATGATACTAGGAGAAATGTACATACCGGCTGATCCAGTTTTAGTACAAGAAAGAGAGCAAGCACGTATATTAACGAGAAAATTAAATGATACGCCAGAAGAGCAATTGAAAGAGCGTAGCGAAATCGTAAAAGAATTATTCGGAACGACAGGAGATAATATTCATCTTGAATCTTCTTTTAGATGTGATTACGGCTATAACATTCATGTCGGTGAAAATTTTTACGCGAACTTTGACTGTACGATTTTAGACGTATGCCCGGTAACAATCGGAGTGAACTGTATGTTAGCTCCAGGTGTTCACATTTATACAGCAACGCACCCACTTGATCCGGTAGAGCGTATAAGCGGATCAGAATACGGAAAACCAGTTACAATTGGCGATAACGTATGGATTGGCGGAAGAGCAATTATTAATCCAGGTGTAACAATTGGAGACAATGCGGTAATCGCATCTGGTGCTGTCGTAACGAAAGATGTGCCTAATAATGTAGTAGTTGGCGGGAATCCTGCAAAGATTATAAAAAAACTAAAATAA
- the acsA gene encoding acetate--CoA ligase: MKVETLPVIKGENNLPNYDEAYANFNWEEVNKNFTWNETGRVNMAYEAIDKHAKSDRKNKVALYYQDGSRKEKYTFKEMKDFSNKAGNVLKNYGDVEKGDRVFIFMPRSPELYFALLGAVKLGAIVGPLFEAFMEGAVRDRLEDSEAKVLITTPELLERVPLNDLPALKTVFLVGDNVEEGGKTVAFNPLFEQASKELHIEWLGREDGLILHYTSGSTGKPKGVLHAQNAMVQHYQTAKWVLDLKEDDVYWCTADPGWVTGTAYGIFAPWLVGASNVILGGRFSPEAWYEALQDYGVTVWYSAPTAFRMLMGAGQDAIKKYDLSQVRHVLSVGEPLNPEVIRWGMNAFGLRIHDTWWMTETGGQVICNYPCMEIRPGSMGKPIPGVKAAIVDNEGNEVPPYTMGNLAIAKGWPSMMRGIWNNQQKYESYFMPGDWYVSGDSAYMDEDGYFWFQGRIDDVIMTSGERVGPFEVESKLIEHAAVAEAGVIGIPDPVRGEIIKAFIALRAGYEPSDELKEEIRQFVKKGLAAHAAPRQIEFRDKLPKTRSGKIMRRVLKAWELNLPTGDLSTMED; the protein is encoded by the coding sequence ATGAAAGTAGAAACGCTTCCTGTCATTAAAGGAGAAAATAATTTGCCGAATTATGATGAGGCATACGCGAATTTTAACTGGGAAGAGGTTAATAAAAACTTTACTTGGAATGAAACAGGCCGAGTAAATATGGCGTATGAGGCAATTGATAAGCATGCGAAATCCGATCGAAAGAATAAAGTAGCTCTTTATTATCAAGATGGATCGCGAAAAGAGAAATATACATTTAAGGAAATGAAGGATTTTTCTAATAAAGCAGGAAACGTCCTTAAGAATTATGGCGATGTAGAAAAAGGCGATCGCGTTTTTATTTTTATGCCACGTTCTCCAGAGTTATATTTCGCACTTTTAGGTGCAGTGAAATTAGGAGCAATTGTTGGACCGCTATTTGAAGCATTTATGGAAGGCGCAGTTCGCGATCGCTTAGAAGATAGCGAAGCAAAGGTGTTAATTACAACGCCTGAATTATTAGAGCGCGTACCATTAAATGATTTACCGGCTTTAAAAACAGTTTTCCTTGTTGGAGATAATGTAGAAGAAGGCGGTAAAACGGTAGCGTTCAATCCGTTATTTGAACAAGCTTCAAAAGAATTACATATTGAATGGTTAGGCCGTGAAGACGGTTTGATTCTACATTACACGTCTGGTTCTACTGGTAAGCCAAAAGGTGTGCTTCATGCGCAAAACGCAATGGTTCAGCACTATCAAACGGCGAAGTGGGTATTAGATTTAAAAGAAGACGATGTATATTGGTGTACTGCTGACCCGGGCTGGGTAACTGGAACAGCTTACGGTATTTTCGCACCGTGGTTAGTTGGAGCGTCAAATGTTATTTTAGGTGGACGCTTTAGTCCAGAAGCTTGGTATGAAGCACTGCAAGATTACGGTGTGACGGTTTGGTACAGCGCACCAACAGCATTCCGTATGTTAATGGGAGCTGGACAAGACGCAATTAAAAAATATGACTTATCACAAGTTCGTCACGTATTAAGCGTTGGTGAGCCGTTAAATCCAGAAGTAATTCGCTGGGGTATGAATGCATTTGGACTTCGTATTCATGATACGTGGTGGATGACAGAAACAGGTGGACAAGTAATTTGTAACTACCCTTGTATGGAAATCCGTCCAGGTTCAATGGGTAAACCAATTCCAGGTGTGAAAGCAGCGATTGTTGATAATGAAGGAAATGAAGTGCCTCCTTACACAATGGGTAACTTAGCAATTGCGAAAGGTTGGCCATCTATGATGCGCGGGATCTGGAATAACCAGCAAAAATATGAATCTTATTTCATGCCGGGAGATTGGTACGTATCAGGTGACTCTGCTTATATGGATGAAGATGGATACTTCTGGTTCCAAGGACGTATTGACGATGTAATTATGACGTCAGGTGAGCGCGTTGGTCCGTTTGAAGTAGAAAGTAAATTAATCGAGCATGCTGCTGTTGCAGAAGCTGGTGTAATTGGTATTCCTGATCCGGTGCGCGGCGAAATTATTAAAGCATTTATCGCACTTCGAGCAGGATACGAACCATCTGATGAATTAAAAGAAGAAATTCGTCAATTTGTAAAGAAAGGCCTAGCAGCTCATGCAGCGCCACGACAAATTGAATTTAGAGATAAATTACCGAAAACGAGAAGTGGTAAAATTATGCGCCGCGTATTAAAAGCGTGGGAGCTGAATTTACCAACAGGTGACTTATCAACGATGGAAGATTAA
- the acuA gene encoding acetoin utilization protein acetyltransferase AcuA: MIHKKIYNARNLKTAKGTLIIEGPVSTHNLEMYEFHPDLIAFRPAEQQYKAIVEISKLPEARLIIARHDQTIVGYVTYLYPDPLERWSEGKMENLIELGAIEVVPAFRGSSVGKNLLEVSMMDDYMEDYIILTTEYYWHWDLKQTGLNVWEYRKVMEKMMNAGGLQWMATDDPEICSHPANCLMVRIGKRVDTDSIQAFDRLRFHNRFMY; encoded by the coding sequence TTGATTCATAAAAAAATATATAATGCTAGAAACTTAAAAACAGCGAAAGGCACTTTAATTATTGAAGGTCCTGTCTCTACACATAACTTAGAAATGTATGAGTTTCATCCAGACTTAATTGCGTTTCGTCCTGCCGAGCAACAATATAAAGCAATTGTCGAAATTTCTAAATTACCAGAAGCTCGTCTCATTATTGCTAGACATGACCAAACAATTGTTGGATATGTTACATACTTGTATCCTGATCCACTTGAACGATGGTCAGAAGGAAAAATGGAAAACTTAATTGAGCTTGGGGCAATTGAAGTAGTCCCAGCCTTCCGCGGGAGTTCTGTCGGAAAGAACTTACTAGAGGTTTCTATGATGGACGATTATATGGAAGATTACATTATATTGACGACTGAATATTATTGGCACTGGGATTTGAAACAAACAGGATTGAATGTGTGGGAATACCGAAAAGTAATGGAGAAGATGATGAATGCTGGCGGGTTACAATGGATGGCTACAGACGATCCTGAAATTTGTTCACATCCTGCCAACTGTTTAATGGTCCGCATCGGTAAACGCGTTGATACGGATTCTATTCAAGCTTTTGATCGTCTACGTTTTCACAATCGTTTTATGTATTAA
- a CDS encoding acetoin utilization AcuB family protein: protein MIVEEIMNQNVVTLHPNDTIETAIRTIRTKGIRHIPIVDQNNHVVGIISDRDVRDASPSILDEQVSLDMLQQPLELIMKHPVMTCHPLDFVEEIATLFFENKIGCLPVTKAGKLVGIISESTVLHTLVKLTGAHQPSSQIEIQVKNEPGILGKVVAIFSDLQINIVSVLVYPAKDENDKVLVFRIQTMNPLKVIDALEAEGYRVLWPNIMGMQA from the coding sequence ATGATTGTAGAAGAAATTATGAATCAAAATGTAGTTACATTACATCCAAACGATACAATCGAAACAGCAATCCGAACGATACGCACGAAAGGCATTCGGCACATTCCAATTGTCGATCAAAATAATCACGTCGTAGGCATTATTTCTGATCGGGATGTAAGAGATGCAAGTCCGTCTATTCTAGATGAACAAGTTTCACTCGATATGCTACAGCAACCGCTCGAACTTATTATGAAACATCCTGTTATGACTTGCCATCCTCTCGATTTCGTTGAGGAAATTGCTACTTTATTTTTTGAAAATAAAATTGGCTGTCTTCCTGTTACAAAGGCCGGGAAGTTAGTTGGAATCATTTCTGAATCTACAGTATTACACACGTTAGTAAAATTAACAGGAGCACATCAACCAAGTTCGCAAATTGAAATTCAAGTAAAAAACGAACCTGGTATTCTTGGAAAAGTCGTTGCTATTTTTAGTGATTTACAAATAAATATCGTGAGCGTTCTCGTCTATCCAGCAAAAGATGAGAATGATAAAGTACTCGTTTTCCGCATTCAAACGATGAATCCTCTAAAAGTGATTGATGCACTTGAAGCAGAAGGCTACCGCGTATTATGGCCAAACATCATGGGGATGCAGGCATGA